Sequence from the Triplophysa rosa linkage group LG22, Trosa_1v2, whole genome shotgun sequence genome:
GTGGAGGTCTCATAAACCTTATTCCTGGCGGTGGAGTAGAGAACAAGGGGGGACGGAGCTGCTGTGGGGGTCCGAACCGCATCATACTGTTATTTGGGCTGAGGGAGACGAGAAAGAGGAAAagaggaaattacaagtcaacACAACAAAACCTTTCTTCCCACTGTAATGTGATGTATTTACGGTTTGAAGCAAGTCAAAATGGATATTAAATTGGGAAAAAACAATCGCAGGCTTTACCTATCAAGACCTGTTTGGCTCATAAAAggtttgaaatgtttaaaaattttaaatgtactCTGCTAAGAATCTCCAGAAATGTGCAATCATTTAAGGGTGCCTTACAAAAATTGAGGTTGGTGTCCTCTGTGGCCTGGGTGAGGTCTTTGACCATTAAAAGAAGCATAATTATGTCGTTCACTTTGATGAGAAGGAGGATCTTGTGTCAGGCTTAAACAGCCCAGAACGGGTTCTTGGTCTGGTTCCTCTATACCCTCATTactgcattaaaaaataaacaaaactgaatgCAATAGCAAGTTCATCCAGTAAGAGTGAGCTGCATCACAACAGAATATCTCACCTTCTCTTGGGTCTCGCCATCAAGTCATCTAGATAGTTCTGCCTTTCTATTGAGTGTCCCCTTGACTCATTAAACACTGAAAGGCATTGAACAAATATTCAGATGATGATACCAACACAGGGATAAGAGTTTTGCTTCTTGTTAgttcaaaaataacaaataagtgTGTACACTTACAATCAATCGCTTTTCGGGGCTTCATCCCATCAACATCAATAAGGTATCTATGACATCATATTTAACAATGACCAATTCTGGATGTAATATCTCATCTAAATACATACAATTAACTGATCAAGAATGCAGCTCATACATTTTCACTGTGAACTTACCGACATACAAGGTAGCCAGTGCGATTTAAACCATGAGTGCAATGAACACCTATCAGTTTATCTGTTAAAAAGTTAGgttataaacatttaattaaactCCTTGAGATGAAACCACAAAAtatactattttcaacactactcagtaatgtttttaaacgTGTTTTAAAAGGTCTGCCAAACAAATAAAGGTAATATGCATTGTATATAGATTAAAACAAGCCTGTCCACATTTTCGTATCAGTACAGAAGTAGCACCTATTAATAACTTGTGATACGACTCCCTCCTGTAACAAACCGTAACATACCGTTATCTTCATTCTCACGCAGAAAATGTCTGACAGCCTTCTTGAAGCTGAGAATTGTGGCATCACTCGGCACTTCATGTCCCGCTGTGAAAATCTTCAAGTAGTGTAGTGTGTTGGGCAAATCCTTACAAGAACATAATGACAAATTTAGTAATAAACAATcttatgaacttgtttttgagCTGGATTGTCCAAAAGGGAGATGTGTTTACAGTTGTAAGGGAAAATAGAATTCTGTGGAGTCTGGCACTATGTCCTACCACTGGTTTGTAGTATCGAGTTGTGAAGGTAAGATCAATGATAAGCCCCAACTCTTGGCCTTCCTTCTCCAACATATTTACAAGATCAAATGGCCCAAAGGCTTCCATTTGTGTTAAACGATTACTCAAAGACTACAACAGAAAGATTTTGAACAAAAGAATTCATGTAAACATCCACAAGATCAGGTCACAGACAAAAAGATGGATTTGTGCAAAGATGAAACCCAAAAACCTCTTTTAGAGGAACTTTGAAGGCAATAAAACGTGTTCCAGGGATCCGTTTCCCCACTGCTGTATAGTCTGTCCACCTACAACAAACACAATTGTGTTAAAACCTTTAAACTTTGGCTTA
This genomic interval carries:
- the dusp11 gene encoding RNA/RNP complex-1-interacting phosphatase, whose product is MPFKKNGIPDRWTDYTAVGKRIPGTRFIAFKVPLKESLSNRLTQMEAFGPFDLVNMLEKEGQELGLIIDLTFTTRYYKPVDLPNTLHYLKIFTAGHEVPSDATILSFKKAVRHFLRENEDNDKLIGVHCTHGLNRTGYLVCRYLIDVDGMKPRKAIDLFNESRGHSIERQNYLDDLMARPKRSNEGIEEPDQEPVLGCLSLTQDPPSHQSERHNYASFNGQRPHPGHRGHQPQFFPNNSMMRFGPPQQLRPPLFSTPPPGIRFMRPPHFNQSFRGHHMRFDDSWEDPHALPFAFPAEGCSGPQGPRRKNRHRFRKGAKDQTPRGNAGDFH